From Mytilus edulis chromosome 8, xbMytEdul2.2, whole genome shotgun sequence, one genomic window encodes:
- the LOC139484187 gene encoding leucine-rich repeats and immunoglobulin-like domains protein 1 codes for MYDGDLKYEYHVTVILIFSRDLFSNQITQLDGNAFINLPKFTHIDLHYNTINTISADTFVGLESLYSIGLYQCVVKRIESGAFRDLPKLNKLYLFLNGITDIGANAFQNLSSLKTIELYHNSLSVIRNTTFSGLPNLHTLDLKYNNIAEIQPNSFSHLTNLAVLKLSNNEINDVKKNYFNGLANIQEILMDGNEITFLEEGVFQDMENLTFLSVDLHCNCSIHSFRNWLTLVGKYETTIKCFDIDGTLLKNLPSCFFDKCNGKTYIYFRIYLINCILQ; via the exons ATGTATGATGGTGATT TAAAGTATGAATACCATGTGactgttatattaatattttccAGAGACCTGTTTAGTAATCAAATAACTCAACTAGACGGGAATGCCTTCATAAATCTTCCGAAGTTTACACATAT AGATCTGCATTATAACACAATCAACACCATATCAGCAGACACTTTTGTTGGACTGGAAAGCCTTTACAGCAT AGGTTTATATCAGTGTGTGGTGAAACGGATTGAAAGCGGAGCATTTAGAGACCTGCCGAAATTGAACAAATT gtatctatttttaaatggTATCACAGATATTGGTGCAAATGCTTTCCAAAATCTTTCCAGCTTAAAAACCAT agagttgtaCCACAATTCGTTATCAGTCATTAGAAATACAACATTCTCTGGTTTACCGAATTTGCATACGCT AGACCTAAAGTATAACAATATAGCAGAAATACAGCCTAATTCGTTTTCCCATTTAACAAATCTAGCTGTTTT GAAATTATCGAACAATGAAATAAATGATGTGAAAAAGAACTATTTTAATGGTTTAGCCAATATCCAAGAAAT ATTGATGGATGGAAATGAAATAACTTTTCTTGAGGAAGGTGTGTTTCAGGATATGGAAAACCTTACTTTTCT ATCAGTAGACTTACACTGTAACTGTAGCATACATTCATTTCGGAATTGGCTAACACTGGTTGGAAAGTATGAGACAACtattaaatgttttgatatagATGGTACTCTTCTGAAGAATTTGCCCTCCTGTTTTTTCGACAAATGCAATGGTAAAACTTACatatattttagaatatatttaattaattgtattctACAATAA
- the LOC139485833 gene encoding uncharacterized protein isoform X2, with translation MPRIGRRRNGNGRARVPVVEAQPPERRRGRRNRAVAAPGIQDVGAVVGEVQAPLPLPIQAPLPIERQPALQGPVTPALNVQAPFAQVEIPAPVPMPNQNACLSNEIWIIGSSIICSARDHSENRPSDYG, from the exons ATGCCTAGAATTGGTCGACGGAGAAATGGGAATGGGCGCGCACGAGTGCCCGTTGTTGAAGCTCAACCACCAGAGAGACGACGCGGAAGGAGGAACCGTGCAGTTGCTGCACCAGGAATTCAAGATGTGGGGGCAGTTGTTGGTGAAGTACAAGCACCTCTTCCTCTACCAATCCAGGCTCCTTTGCCTATTGAAAGACAGCCTGCCTTGCAAGGTCCCGTAACACCAGCGCTGAACGTACAAGCGCCATTTGCGCAAGTTGAAATTCCAGCTCCTGTACCAATGCCTAATCAAAATG CTTGTCTTAGTAATGAAATATGGATTATTGGTTCTTCAATAATATGCAGTGCTCGTGATCACTCAGAGAACAGACCTTCAG ACTATGGATAG
- the LOC139485833 gene encoding uncharacterized protein isoform X1: protein MPRIGRRRNGNGRARVPVVEAQPPERRRGRRNRAVAAPGIQDVGAVVGEVQAPLPLPIQAPLPIERQPALQGPVTPALNVQAPFAQVEIPAPVPMPNQNACLSNEIWIIGSSIICSARDHSENRPSGSNLGLLKNNNCFLRWAGKSGMKWDDVVGTVNSIINLCSKIPHALILHCGGNDIGNVPCGALLYHIKFTIAILSQMLPNCSLIWSSILPRRSWRYSSDDHAMEVTRKRINRGVRSYILKHGGYVIKYPDFDDRHPALYSDDGVHLSFIGNDIFLNQIQSALETFIKYPHCVVFPHDHI from the exons ATGCCTAGAATTGGTCGACGGAGAAATGGGAATGGGCGCGCACGAGTGCCCGTTGTTGAAGCTCAACCACCAGAGAGACGACGCGGAAGGAGGAACCGTGCAGTTGCTGCACCAGGAATTCAAGATGTGGGGGCAGTTGTTGGTGAAGTACAAGCACCTCTTCCTCTACCAATCCAGGCTCCTTTGCCTATTGAAAGACAGCCTGCCTTGCAAGGTCCCGTAACACCAGCGCTGAACGTACAAGCGCCATTTGCGCAAGTTGAAATTCCAGCTCCTGTACCAATGCCTAATCAAAATG CTTGTCTTAGTAATGAAATATGGATTATTGGTTCTTCAATAATATGCAGTGCTCGTGATCACTCAGAGAACAGACCTTCAGGTAGTAATTTaggtcttttaaaaaataataattgttttttgcgATGGGCAGGCAAATCTGGTATGAAATGGGACGATGTTGTTGGCACCGTTAACAGCATAATTAATTTATGCAGCAAAATTCCACATGCGTTGATATTGCATTGTGGTGGAAATGACATAGGAAATGTACCATGTGGTGCTCTGCTATATCACATTAAATTCACAATAGCAATTCTGTCTCAAATGCTCCCAAATTGCTCTCTTATATGGTCAAGCATTCTTCCCAGGCGTTCATGGCGTTACTCAAGCGATGACCATGCCATGGAAGTTACAAGAAAGAGAATAAATAGGGGAGTGAGATCTTATATACTCAAACATGGAGGATACGTTATCAAATATCCAGATTTTGACGACCGTCATCCAGCGCTATATTCTGACGATGGAGTACATCTATCATTTATTGGAAATGATATTTTCTTGAATCAAATTCAATCAGCACTTGAAACATTCATAAAGTATCCACATTGTGTTGTATTTCCTCACGAtcacatttaa